In the genome of Nonomuraea sp. NBC_00507, the window GGCGACACCGTCGCCGATTCCCACCTGGCGCTGCCCACCGTGCACGCCTCGCGCGAGGTGCTCGCCGAGCGTGACCTTCCGCCGTTCCAGGCCGCGATCGGCGCCGGGGTGCAGAGCATCATGACCGGCCACCTGCTCGTCCCCGCGCTCGATCCGGCGCTGCCGGCGACGCTGAGCCACACCGTGCTGACCGAGCTCCTCCGGGGCGAGCTCGGCTTCGACGGGATGGTCGTCACCGACGCGATCGAGATGCAGGCGGTGGCCGCCATGTTCGCGCCTGGCGAGATCGCGGTGCGGGCGCTGGCCGCCGGCGCCGACGCCATATGCGTGGGGCTGTGCACCGAGGAGAGCCTCCACGAGATCCGCGACGCGATCGTGGCGGCCGTGCGGGAAGGGAACCTGCCCGAGGAGCGGCTGGCCGAGGCGGCCGCGCGGGTGCTGGCGCTCTCGAGCTGGTACGCCGCCCAGGGCCCGCTCCGGGAGCAGGCCCGCGCCGACGTCGACCCCGGCGTCGGCCTGGAGGCGGCCAGGGCCGCGCTGACGACGACCGGAGCCGCCACACTCGAGCGCGGGCCGCTGGTCGTCGAGGTCAACACCCGCCACAGCCAGGCCGTAGATCCTGCCACACCGACCGGCGTCACGGCGGCGCTCACCCGGCTGCTGCCCGACACGGCCATGCTCCGGCTGGAGCCCGACGGCGAGCTGCCGGCCCTCGACGACCGGCCGGTCGTGCTGGTCGTGCACGACGCGGCCCGGCACGCCTGGGTACGCGATGTCGTGGCCAAGGCCGTGGCGGCGCGGCCCGACGTGATCGTGGTAGACACCGGCATCCCCGGCCCACCGGTCGGCGCCGCCCATATCGCCACCCACGGGATCTCACGCGTGTCCGCGCAGGCCGCGGCGGAATGGCTGACCCGATGAGCGCCACCGAGCCGGCGAACCCCGTCGCCGCCGTACGCGCCGTGCTGCCGTCGCTCACGCCGGCGGCCCAGGCCATCGCCCGCATCATCCTGGATGACCCGGGAGTGGTCGTACGGAGCACGATCACCGAGTTCAGCGCGGTGTCCGGGACCAGCGAG includes:
- a CDS encoding glycoside hydrolase family 3 protein → MSRDLCRLAMTVLHPGFEGTSAPDWLRRALGDGLGGVVLFARNAINAQLVGQLRAENPATVVAIDEEGGTVTRLEVLSGSSFPGNRALGVADDVDLTERVGRQIGRMLAEVGITLNYAPSADVNANPANPVIGVRSFGPDPGLVARHTVAYVNGVQRAGVAACAKHFPGHGDTVADSHLALPTVHASREVLAERDLPPFQAAIGAGVQSIMTGHLLVPALDPALPATLSHTVLTELLRGELGFDGMVVTDAIEMQAVAAMFAPGEIAVRALAAGADAICVGLCTEESLHEIRDAIVAAVREGNLPEERLAEAAARVLALSSWYAAQGPLREQARADVDPGVGLEAARAALTTTGAATLERGPLVVEVNTRHSQAVDPATPTGVTAALTRLLPDTAMLRLEPDGELPALDDRPVVLVVHDAARHAWVRDVVAKAVAARPDVIVVDTGIPGPPVGAAHIATHGISRVSAQAAAEWLTR